From a single Lactococcus carnosus genomic region:
- the plsY gene encoding glycerol-3-phosphate 1-O-acyltransferase PlsY — translation MTTILLLIVAYLLGSIPSGLWIGKFFFHKNLQDYGSGNIGTTNTFRILGKKAGSVVFILDLLKGTLATLLPMMFGIETVSPALFGLFAVLGHTFSIFNHFKGGKAVATAAGFLLGYSPWFVVLLGVIFIIAFYLTSMVSFASVLGAACAGILVLVLPSLHLILTSYDWMFTAIMFFLACFIIFRHRENIARIRNKSENVFNFGLNLTHQKHNI, via the coding sequence ATGACAACGATATTATTATTAATAGTCGCCTATTTATTAGGCTCCATTCCGTCTGGTCTCTGGATAGGCAAATTCTTTTTCCATAAAAACCTACAAGACTATGGATCCGGAAACATCGGCACAACAAACACTTTTCGTATTTTGGGTAAAAAGGCAGGGTCTGTCGTTTTTATACTTGATCTGCTTAAAGGGACACTTGCAACACTACTTCCCATGATGTTCGGTATAGAGACAGTCTCACCTGCCTTGTTTGGTCTGTTTGCTGTTTTGGGTCATACCTTTTCTATCTTTAATCATTTTAAAGGTGGGAAAGCTGTTGCTACTGCTGCTGGCTTTTTACTCGGTTACAGCCCCTGGTTTGTCGTCCTGTTAGGTGTTATTTTTATCATCGCCTTTTACTTGACGAGTATGGTCTCATTTGCCAGTGTCTTAGGTGCTGCTTGTGCAGGTATTTTGGTTTTAGTTCTCCCGTCACTTCATCTGATTCTCACCTCTTATGACTGGATGTTTACGGCTATCATGTTCTTTCTTGCCTGTTTTATCATCTTTAGACACCGTGAAAACATCGCAAGAATACGCAATAAATCTGAAAATGTCTTCAACTTTGGTTTGAACCTGACCCATCAAAAACACAATATATAG
- a CDS encoding XRE family transcriptional regulator, which produces MTLSENIKRIRELQNLSQRELAKRLGVANTSYFAWEQGTSKPKQANLDKLSQVLHVTLDELLKDKTSELLQTFNQLTDDRKEHVMAYTQDQLTGQKQASKEKVRQLFPYKVHEKLSAGTGFSYMDDGSYDTVYFDAEMCYDFASWIYGDSMEPVYEDGSVALIKDATFDYDGAIYAIDWDGQTYIKKVYKEAGGLRLVSINDKYQDKFAPFDESPRIVGKIIGNFYPVDV; this is translated from the coding sequence ATGACACTTTCTGAAAATATCAAACGCATAAGAGAACTGCAAAACCTATCGCAGCGTGAGCTTGCTAAACGACTTGGTGTAGCTAATACGTCTTATTTTGCTTGGGAACAAGGGACGTCTAAACCAAAGCAAGCAAATTTAGACAAATTATCACAAGTGCTTCACGTCACGCTAGATGAGCTTTTAAAAGATAAAACTTCAGAGTTATTGCAGACATTTAACCAGCTCACTGACGATAGAAAGGAACATGTGATGGCTTATACACAAGACCAATTAACAGGACAAAAACAAGCTAGTAAAGAAAAAGTAAGGCAACTCTTTCCTTATAAAGTACATGAAAAATTATCAGCCGGAACTGGTTTTTCCTACATGGATGATGGTAGCTATGATACAGTGTACTTTGATGCAGAGATGTGCTATGATTTTGCAAGTTGGATATACGGTGATTCGATGGAACCTGTGTATGAAGATGGGTCAGTTGCTCTTATCAAAGATGCAACTTTTGATTATGATGGTGCGATTTATGCGATAGACTGGGACGGGCAAACCTATATCAAAAAAGTTTATAAGGAAGCGGGAGGCTTAAGACTCGTTTCTATTAATGATAAATATCAAGATAAGTTTGCTCCCTTTGACGAATCTCCTAGGATTGTCGGTAAAATTATCGGTAACTTCTATCCAGTTGATGTGTAA
- the glmS gene encoding glutamine--fructose-6-phosphate transaminase (isomerizing) codes for MCGIVGVVGSKNTRDILMQGLEKLEYRGYDSAGIFVTDNDQHATLIKSVGRIADLREKIGMDVAGTSGIGHTRWATHGKPSESNAHPHQSADHQYVLVHNGVIENYLEIKRDYLGDDQFIGETDTEIAVHLIAKLAKENNLSTADAFKQALSIIEGSYAFALMHVSEPDVIYVAKNKSPLLIGLGDGYNMVCSDAMAMIRETSEFMEIHDNELVILTKDHVEIQDIDGKILTRESYTAELDISDIGKGTYPFYMLKEIDEQPAVMRKLSQVYTDDKGHVTVDDAIIEALVASDRIYIIAAGTSYNAGFASKYLLEELTEKPVELGISSEWGYNMPRLSKNPFFIFLSQSGETADSRQVLVKANELGIPCLTVTNVPGSTLSREASFTMLLHAGPEIAVASTKAYTAQIAALAFLGKAVGLKIDNKKAIDFDVVHELSLVAQSIEATLSEKELIENKVAGLLETTRNAFYIGRGQDYYVSMEASLKLKEVSYIQCEGFAAGELKHGTIALIEEGTPVIALIANNAKVAAHTRGNVSEVVARGANVVTIVEQDIANTDDDIITNNVHPYLSSISMVIPTQLIAYYASLHRGLDVDKPRNLAKSVTVE; via the coding sequence ATGTGTGGAATAGTAGGCGTTGTCGGCAGTAAGAATACCCGTGACATTTTGATGCAAGGGTTAGAGAAATTGGAATATCGTGGCTATGATAGTGCTGGTATTTTTGTAACAGATAATGATCAGCATGCAACATTGATCAAATCAGTTGGCAGAATTGCTGATTTACGAGAAAAAATCGGTATGGATGTAGCGGGTACTTCTGGGATTGGCCATACACGTTGGGCAACACATGGTAAACCATCTGAGAGTAACGCTCATCCTCACCAATCTGCTGATCACCAGTATGTCTTAGTTCATAATGGCGTGATTGAAAATTATCTAGAAATCAAGCGCGATTATTTAGGGGATGACCAGTTCATCGGAGAAACTGACACAGAAATTGCCGTTCATCTCATCGCAAAACTGGCTAAAGAAAATAACTTAAGCACAGCAGATGCCTTCAAACAAGCACTCTCTATTATAGAAGGATCTTATGCCTTTGCCTTGATGCATGTATCAGAACCAGATGTGATCTATGTTGCAAAGAACAAATCACCGCTTTTGATTGGGCTTGGTGATGGCTATAATATGGTGTGTTCAGATGCTATGGCGATGATCCGTGAAACAAGTGAATTCATGGAAATTCACGATAATGAACTTGTTATCTTGACAAAAGATCATGTTGAAATTCAAGATATAGATGGTAAAATTTTGACACGTGAGTCTTACACAGCAGAGTTAGATATTTCTGATATCGGTAAAGGGACATATCCATTTTACATGTTGAAAGAAATCGATGAGCAACCAGCGGTTATGCGTAAACTGAGTCAAGTCTATACTGATGATAAAGGTCATGTCACAGTTGATGACGCGATTATTGAGGCATTAGTTGCATCGGATCGTATCTATATCATCGCAGCGGGTACTTCTTATAATGCAGGATTTGCCAGCAAATATTTATTAGAAGAGTTGACTGAAAAACCAGTAGAACTTGGTATTTCATCTGAATGGGGCTATAATATGCCGCGTCTTTCTAAAAACCCATTCTTTATCTTCCTATCTCAGTCTGGTGAAACAGCTGATAGCCGTCAAGTTTTGGTCAAGGCTAACGAATTAGGCATTCCTTGTCTAACTGTTACAAACGTACCAGGTTCAACCTTGTCACGTGAGGCAAGCTTCACCATGCTCTTACATGCTGGTCCTGAAATTGCGGTTGCATCGACTAAAGCATATACTGCACAGATTGCTGCCTTGGCTTTTCTAGGTAAAGCAGTCGGCCTTAAAATTGATAACAAAAAAGCGATTGACTTTGATGTTGTGCATGAATTATCACTTGTGGCTCAGTCTATCGAAGCAACCTTGTCTGAAAAAGAATTGATTGAAAACAAAGTAGCAGGATTACTTGAGACGACGCGTAACGCATTTTATATCGGACGTGGACAAGATTACTATGTATCGATGGAAGCAAGTCTTAAACTAAAAGAAGTCTCATATATCCAGTGTGAAGGATTTGCAGCAGGAGAATTGAAACATGGGACGATTGCCTTGATTGAAGAGGGAACACCAGTTATCGCCTTGATCGCTAATAATGCCAAGGTAGCTGCGCATACACGTGGTAACGTATCTGAAGTTGTTGCACGTGGGGCAAATGTGGTGACGATTGTTGAACAGGACATCGCTAATACCGATGATGACATCATCACAAATAATGTGCATCCTTACCTATCAAGTATTTCTATGGTTATTCCAACACAGTTAATTGCTTATTATGCAAGTTTACATCGTGGTTTAGATGTGGACAAACCACGTAATTTAGCCAAATCAGTAACAGTTGAATAG
- a CDS encoding MarR family winged helix-turn-helix transcriptional regulator encodes MAFESKYADNSEKSIGLSFIKAYNIWHRKIKNKLGDLGLTHPQFVVLASLGYLAQQQEEVKQIDIANNADIDVMTCSTIVRNLEKLSLVYRCTSRQDTRAKVLSITDEGNQILSHALTLVEGVDTAFFSVLDDDHAVFNQLLQELIAKGK; translated from the coding sequence ATGGCATTTGAGTCAAAGTATGCTGACAATTCTGAAAAATCTATCGGTCTTTCCTTTATTAAAGCCTATAATATTTGGCATCGAAAGATAAAAAATAAATTAGGAGATCTCGGTTTGACACACCCCCAGTTTGTTGTGCTAGCATCGCTCGGTTATTTGGCGCAGCAGCAAGAGGAGGTCAAGCAAATAGATATCGCCAACAATGCTGATATAGATGTCATGACCTGTTCTACGATTGTTAGAAATCTGGAAAAACTTTCCTTAGTTTATCGTTGTACATCACGACAAGATACACGGGCCAAAGTGCTATCAATTACAGATGAAGGCAATCAGATACTCAGTCATGCCTTGACGCTTGTTGAAGGTGTAGATACAGCTTTCTTTTCAGTTCTTGATGATGATCATGCTGTCTTTAATCAGCTTTTACAAGAATTGATTGCTAAAGGGAAGTAG
- the gatD gene encoding lipid II isoglutaminyl synthase subunit GatD, which translates to MTYTSIQSTGDFPYNLRVAHLYGDLMNTYGDNGNILMLKYVGEKLGVKMTFDIVSLGDSFKADAYDMAFFGGGQDYEQVIVSQDLPNQAVELKKFIESDGVMLAICGGFQFLGQYYVNSSGQKINGISAMGHYTLSQDNNRFIGDIEIYNEEFDETYYGFENHQGRTFLAEGQKPLGRVITGQGNNSEDGTEGMHYKHVYASYFHGPLLSRNVRLAYRIVCDALSQKYPEASIPAFETILADEQKGQKVLDSKRKVE; encoded by the coding sequence ATGACCTATACATCTATCCAATCTACCGGAGACTTTCCCTATAATTTACGTGTCGCTCACCTTTACGGGGACCTCATGAACACCTATGGTGATAATGGTAATATCCTGATGCTCAAGTATGTCGGAGAAAAACTCGGTGTCAAGATGACCTTTGATATCGTGTCACTCGGCGACAGCTTCAAGGCAGACGCTTATGATATGGCATTTTTTGGTGGTGGACAAGACTACGAGCAAGTTATTGTCAGTCAAGACCTACCTAATCAAGCTGTAGAGCTCAAAAAATTCATCGAATCTGATGGCGTTATGTTAGCCATTTGTGGCGGCTTCCAATTTCTTGGCCAATATTATGTCAATTCCAGTGGTCAAAAAATAAACGGGATTTCTGCCATGGGACATTACACCTTAAGTCAGGATAACAATCGTTTCATCGGTGATATCGAGATTTATAATGAAGAGTTTGATGAGACCTACTATGGGTTTGAAAATCATCAAGGCCGCACTTTCTTAGCCGAAGGTCAAAAACCGCTTGGTCGTGTCATTACTGGGCAGGGAAATAATAGTGAAGATGGCACTGAAGGCATGCATTATAAGCATGTCTATGCCTCTTACTTCCACGGACCACTGCTTTCACGAAATGTCAGGCTTGCCTATCGAATCGTCTGTGATGCCCTAAGCCAAAAATATCCAGAAGCAAGTATTCCTGCTTTTGAGACGATTTTAGCAGATGAGCAAAAAGGTCAGAAAGTCTTAGACAGCAAAAGAAAAGTTGAATAA
- the murT gene encoding lipid II isoglutaminyl synthase subunit MurT, translated as MTLKSNLAILAGKSSQFILQTFFKRGSTFPGKLALKIDPNILDTIARDYEIVVITGTNGKTLTTALTVGILENAFGHIVTNTTGANMITGIVSTFLSAKRQKSGRQVAVLEIDEASLPAVTNYITPDLFVFTNIFRDQMDRYGEIYTTYEFIIDGAAKAPKATVLLNGDSPLFNAKTLVNPVKYYGFDHETHEPRRAHYNTEGVVCPTCQHILLYKMNTYANLGDYICQNCGFRRPKLDYCLSDLTSITNTSANFVIDDANYQINVGGLYNIYNALAAVSVAEFFDIAPAVIEKGFQQSHAVFGRQETFKVGDKTCTLVLIKNPVGANQVLDMMKLAPYPFTLVTLLNANYADGIDTSWIWDADFELINALKVEHIITGGVRHSEMARRVRVSGFDENKISDSETLSDVLDLIEQQASDHVYILATYTAMLEMRDLLATRHYVNGEMK; from the coding sequence ATGACATTGAAATCTAATTTAGCGATTTTGGCTGGGAAATCAAGCCAATTTATCCTACAAACTTTTTTTAAACGTGGCTCTACCTTTCCAGGTAAGCTGGCACTAAAAATTGATCCTAATATTCTCGATACGATTGCACGTGACTATGAAATCGTTGTAATCACGGGAACAAATGGCAAAACACTGACAACTGCCCTAACCGTTGGGATTCTTGAAAATGCCTTCGGTCATATCGTGACCAATACAACAGGTGCTAATATGATAACTGGCATCGTGTCTACCTTTCTTTCTGCTAAGCGACAAAAGTCAGGAAGACAGGTAGCTGTTCTTGAAATAGACGAGGCAAGTCTACCTGCTGTCACCAACTATATTACCCCTGATTTATTTGTCTTTACTAATATTTTCCGTGATCAGATGGACCGTTATGGCGAAATTTATACAACTTATGAATTCATCATTGACGGTGCTGCTAAAGCACCAAAAGCGACTGTTTTATTAAATGGAGATAGTCCACTCTTTAACGCTAAAACGCTAGTTAATCCTGTTAAGTATTATGGGTTTGACCATGAGACACATGAGCCTAGGCGTGCCCACTATAACACAGAAGGTGTCGTTTGCCCGACATGTCAACACATCTTGCTGTATAAGATGAATACCTATGCTAACTTGGGAGACTATATCTGCCAAAATTGTGGCTTTAGACGGCCTAAACTAGATTACTGCCTATCCGATTTAACAAGTATTACCAATACGTCGGCAAACTTTGTGATTGATGATGCTAACTATCAAATCAATGTCGGTGGTCTTTATAATATCTATAATGCTTTAGCTGCTGTTTCTGTAGCTGAATTCTTTGATATCGCACCAGCAGTCATCGAAAAAGGATTTCAGCAGTCTCATGCAGTTTTTGGTCGCCAAGAAACCTTTAAAGTTGGGGATAAAACATGTACCCTTGTTCTCATTAAAAATCCAGTTGGGGCCAATCAAGTTTTGGATATGATGAAGTTAGCACCTTATCCTTTTACCCTCGTGACCTTACTAAATGCAAATTACGCTGATGGGATCGATACAAGTTGGATTTGGGATGCCGATTTTGAATTAATTAATGCGCTTAAGGTGGAACATATCATCACGGGTGGTGTCAGACATAGTGAAATGGCGCGTCGGGTTCGTGTTTCTGGCTTTGATGAAAATAAGATAAGCGACAGTGAAACGCTATCAGATGTCCTTGATTTGATTGAACAACAAGCCAGTGACCACGTTTATATCCTGGCAACCTATACTGCCATGCTTGAGATGCGTGACTTATTGGCTACTCGTCATTATGTGAATGGAGAAATGAAATGA
- a CDS encoding NAD(P)-dependent oxidoreductase, which translates to MTEIKKIGFIGLGVMGHAIAANLLADGYDLHVYNRTASKADDLVANGAHLAATPKAVAEVSDLIITMVGYPTDVKAVYFDKSTGIFSGIAAGKLVVDMTTSTPTLAKEIAEKASELGALALDAPVSGGDIGAKNRTLTIMTGGDRLAYDRLADVFSKIGKKSQYFGAAGSGQHVKMANQIGIAGTMTALSELLVYAKAAGLPLEAVIETLSAGGANTWSLTNYGPRILKADYSPGFFVKHFIKDLKIALEESEKMGLTLPATQGALSLYEKLADKGYQDAGTQALIKLWWS; encoded by the coding sequence ATGACTGAAATAAAAAAAATTGGGTTTATTGGCCTAGGTGTTATGGGGCACGCGATTGCAGCAAATCTGCTTGCTGATGGCTATGACCTGCATGTTTACAATCGAACAGCATCAAAAGCAGATGATTTAGTCGCTAATGGTGCACATCTTGCAGCAACCCCTAAAGCAGTTGCTGAGGTAAGTGATTTGATCATCACCATGGTAGGTTACCCGACAGATGTAAAAGCAGTCTATTTTGATAAATCGACAGGTATTTTCTCAGGTATAGCAGCAGGTAAACTTGTCGTTGATATGACGACATCAACACCGACCTTGGCTAAAGAAATAGCTGAAAAAGCAAGTGAACTAGGTGCACTAGCATTAGATGCCCCAGTAAGTGGTGGCGATATCGGTGCCAAAAATCGGACCTTAACGATTATGACCGGTGGGGATAGACTCGCTTATGATCGTCTTGCTGATGTCTTCAGTAAGATTGGTAAAAAATCACAGTATTTTGGTGCTGCAGGTAGCGGTCAGCATGTCAAAATGGCCAATCAAATCGGGATTGCAGGGACGATGACTGCACTATCAGAATTGCTAGTTTATGCCAAGGCAGCAGGATTACCGCTAGAAGCTGTGATTGAGACATTATCTGCTGGTGGTGCTAATACCTGGTCTTTGACAAACTATGGCCCGCGCATCCTGAAAGCAGACTATTCACCTGGCTTTTTCGTCAAACATTTCATCAAGGACTTGAAAATTGCTTTGGAAGAGTCAGAAAAGATGGGCCTGACTTTGCCTGCAACACAAGGTGCTTTAAGTCTCTATGAAAAACTAGCTGACAAAGGTTACCAAGATGCAGGTACACAAGCGCTAATTAAGCTTTGGTGGTCATAA
- a CDS encoding GNAT family N-acetyltransferase — protein sequence MKIRPLERNDLPFIHQLDNHKMTMALWFEEPYESIDELTSLYDKHIHDNTERRFVIDLDGEFAGVIELVEIDYIHRTTEIQIIVRKAYQGQGLAKKAIRKGLDYAFNMLNMHKVYLYVDVDNQVGIHIYEGVGFVKEGVMRQQFYANGAYHDSLFMGIFKGEVRP from the coding sequence ATGAAAATAAGACCCTTAGAACGAAATGATTTACCCTTTATCCATCAGTTAGATAACCATAAAATGACGATGGCACTCTGGTTTGAAGAACCGTATGAATCGATAGATGAATTAACAAGCCTCTATGACAAACACATCCACGATAATACAGAACGCCGATTTGTGATTGATTTAGATGGCGAATTTGCTGGAGTGATTGAACTGGTTGAGATTGACTATATTCATCGGACAACTGAAATTCAGATTATCGTCAGAAAAGCTTATCAAGGGCAAGGACTTGCTAAAAAAGCCATCCGTAAGGGACTTGACTATGCCTTTAATATGTTAAATATGCACAAGGTATATCTCTATGTAGATGTCGATAATCAAGTGGGGATTCATATTTATGAAGGCGTTGGTTTTGTCAAAGAAGGGGTGATGCGACAACAGTTCTATGCAAATGGTGCCTATCATGATAGCTTATTCATGGGTATTTTTAAGGGTGAAGTAAGGCCGTAA
- a CDS encoding AraC family transcriptional regulator, whose protein sequence is MEHTIYDISSNQWLKSPLLYEYSGISQTLPLHTVGPLKKKTHQIHVVFDGEGTLSINNKLYKIKKGGVFFLPADSYFSYQSDSLAPWSYVWIGFSCDETVLSEIMANSPFATTFSFNADKEVIESLYHHVVSAIMVEGDSFSDALKRNACLYEFMSIISAINDTYLSFPIAETTINPIAKSAMSYLFQNYFEDISIPEVASYCHIDQSYLIRLFKKQYNLTPKRALILIRLNQAVQLLLYSSLSITDIVYEVGFHSQVVFDRAFKKNFNVSPTEFRQTFLTYENNIIDHREDELLRLVKSKPARPSAT, encoded by the coding sequence ATGGAACATACTATCTATGATATTTCTAGTAACCAATGGCTCAAGTCTCCCCTGCTTTATGAGTATTCAGGTATTTCACAGACATTACCCCTACACACAGTGGGTCCTTTAAAGAAGAAAACCCACCAAATACATGTTGTATTTGACGGGGAGGGGACCTTATCTATCAATAATAAACTTTACAAGATAAAAAAAGGTGGGGTATTTTTTCTGCCAGCTGATAGTTATTTTTCCTATCAGTCCGATAGTCTTGCCCCGTGGTCTTATGTTTGGATTGGATTTTCTTGTGACGAGACGGTCTTATCCGAAATTATGGCAAATTCGCCTTTTGCCACTACTTTTTCTTTTAATGCCGATAAAGAAGTTATAGAAAGCCTCTATCATCATGTCGTTTCTGCTATTATGGTCGAGGGTGATAGTTTTTCGGATGCCTTAAAGCGCAACGCTTGTTTATATGAATTTATGTCAATCATTTCCGCTATCAACGATACCTATTTGAGCTTTCCGATTGCTGAGACGACGATTAATCCGATTGCTAAGTCTGCCATGAGTTATCTCTTTCAAAATTATTTTGAGGATATCTCAATTCCTGAAGTCGCGAGCTACTGTCATATTGATCAGAGTTACCTGATTAGGTTATTTAAAAAACAATATAATCTGACACCAAAACGTGCCTTGATTCTAATTCGTCTCAATCAGGCAGTCCAACTGCTTTTATATTCTTCACTATCCATTACTGATATTGTCTACGAAGTTGGCTTCCATTCTCAGGTGGTCTTTGATCGTGCATTCAAGAAAAATTTCAATGTATCACCAACAGAGTTTAGACAGACTTTTTTGACTTACGAAAATAATATCATAGATCATAGAGAAGATGAACTCTTAAGATTAGTCAAATCTAAACCTGCTAGACCAAGTGCGACTTAA